Proteins encoded together in one Terriglobus saanensis SP1PR4 window:
- a CDS encoding UDP-N-acetylmuramoyl-L-alanyl-D-glutamate--2,6-diaminopimelate ligase, translating to MRFEEIVRGVTTLAVRLAPVDVRGVEYDSRRTGTGSLFVAMRGEATDGNRYVAVALKLGAVAVLTDSPTVFEDLTSRSDIGVALVEYGRRALAEVSANFFGHPEQVLKLCAVTGTNGKTTTAFLIEGLLRSVSRKSVLLGTIETHVVENVRPSPHTTPESRDVLEIFAEGVRAGATEAVMEMSSHALVQERVWGLPLDVAVFTNLTQDHLDYHGTMGEYARAKALMFRGVGTLPPRIAVINADDPSAGMMVEAASGCEVWTYRVGAREFDENAYEFVADDVKLGAGWTEFALVTPMGERVVRSQLTGRVNVYNLVAAMATGMARGLSLDECVRGAAELLPVPGRFETVGNDLGITVVVDYAHTDDALRNLIGLARELVGEGRVITMFGCGGDRDRTKRPKMGRAAGDGSDLVIVTSDNPRSEDPAAIAADVLVGLQDTKAIVEVELNRHVAIRRAITVAKAGDIVLLAGKGHEREQVSRQGSILVSVPFDDVMEARAALDARSSKG from the coding sequence ATGAGATTTGAAGAGATAGTGCGCGGTGTGACGACGTTGGCGGTGCGGCTGGCGCCAGTGGATGTGCGCGGCGTGGAGTATGACTCACGGCGTACAGGCACGGGTTCACTGTTTGTCGCGATGCGCGGCGAAGCGACGGACGGCAATCGTTATGTCGCAGTTGCATTGAAGCTCGGTGCGGTGGCGGTACTGACTGATTCTCCTACCGTGTTTGAAGATCTGACTTCGCGCTCCGATATCGGTGTTGCTCTGGTGGAATATGGGCGGCGGGCGCTGGCCGAAGTGAGCGCGAACTTTTTCGGACATCCGGAACAGGTTTTGAAACTGTGCGCCGTGACGGGCACAAACGGAAAGACGACGACCGCCTTCCTGATTGAAGGTCTGTTGCGGAGTGTCTCGCGAAAGAGCGTTTTGCTGGGGACGATTGAGACGCATGTGGTGGAAAACGTTCGTCCTTCTCCGCATACGACGCCGGAGAGCCGCGACGTTCTGGAGATCTTTGCCGAGGGAGTACGGGCAGGCGCTACCGAAGCGGTAATGGAGATGAGTTCGCACGCGCTGGTGCAGGAGCGTGTGTGGGGTCTCCCGCTGGATGTGGCGGTCTTTACCAACCTGACACAGGACCACCTGGACTATCACGGGACCATGGGCGAGTACGCGCGGGCCAAGGCCCTCATGTTCCGTGGTGTGGGCACCTTGCCCCCAAGGATCGCCGTAATCAACGCGGATGATCCGTCTGCCGGAATGATGGTGGAGGCCGCTTCGGGGTGCGAGGTCTGGACGTATCGGGTGGGAGCCCGTGAGTTCGACGAGAACGCCTACGAGTTTGTGGCGGACGATGTGAAGCTCGGTGCGGGGTGGACCGAGTTTGCTCTAGTAACGCCCATGGGGGAGCGGGTGGTGCGGTCGCAGTTGACCGGGCGTGTGAACGTCTACAACCTCGTTGCGGCGATGGCGACGGGCATGGCCCGCGGCCTGTCTCTGGACGAGTGTGTGCGTGGGGCGGCGGAGTTGCTGCCGGTGCCGGGACGGTTTGAAACAGTAGGGAACGACCTGGGCATCACGGTGGTGGTGGATTATGCTCACACCGACGACGCCTTGCGAAACCTGATCGGATTGGCGCGGGAGTTGGTGGGCGAGGGGCGCGTGATTACCATGTTCGGTTGCGGAGGAGACCGCGACCGAACGAAAAGGCCAAAGATGGGGCGGGCTGCAGGCGACGGGAGCGACCTCGTCATCGTGACCAGCGACAATCCGCGCAGCGAAGACCCTGCGGCAATTGCCGCCGATGTATTGGTGGGTCTACAGGATACGAAAGCCATCGTCGAAGTGGAACTGAACAGGCATGTCGCTATCCGGCGGGCGATTACCGTCGCGAAGGCAGGTGATATTGTTCTGCTGGCTGGTAAAGGGCACGAGCGGGAACAGGTGTCGCGTCAAGGAAGTATCCTTGTAAGTGTTCCATTTGACGATGTCATGGAGGCACGGGCTGCTCTGGATGCAAGGAGTTCCAAAGGCTGA
- a CDS encoding sulfite exporter TauE/SafE family protein, with amino-acid sequence MSSPAWLIILIGVGVGACVGLAGTGGAFIIPTLIFGFGLTQLRAQGTALLIASLPIWIVPLIPYARAKQVDWRLGLVLAIGLTVGSWFGAQWAQQLPVGLVRKTFAVVLISVAIKLFLQR; translated from the coding sequence TTGAGTTCACCCGCCTGGCTGATTATTTTGATCGGCGTTGGTGTGGGCGCATGTGTGGGTCTGGCCGGAACAGGCGGAGCGTTCATCATTCCTACCCTGATTTTTGGGTTTGGTCTGACGCAGCTGCGCGCGCAGGGAACGGCCCTGCTGATTGCATCCCTGCCGATCTGGATTGTGCCGTTGATCCCCTACGCGCGGGCGAAGCAGGTGGACTGGCGTCTTGGCCTGGTTCTGGCGATAGGCCTTACAGTAGGTAGCTGGTTTGGCGCGCAGTGGGCGCAGCAGTTGCCGGTGGGGCTTGTACGGAAGACCTTTGCGGTCGTGCTGATCAGTGTGGCGATCAAGCTGTTTCTACAGCGGTAA